The Arachis hypogaea cultivar Tifrunner chromosome 16, arahy.Tifrunner.gnm2.J5K5, whole genome shotgun sequence genome contains a region encoding:
- the LOC112757286 gene encoding uncharacterized protein, with translation MMRKSARSLPPINAPITEIYHQIADRGIIPKARQLKERTGGSKTFYCDYHRGYGYRTQDYFDLKDALEQGIRDGKLPEFAKIIREPKCVEKDRSPEREGRNPRTQKQTPRESSEDDRTITENVITGKDVSGKSKTTLKKDLKILAVRDQAPTTITGKTITFLPEDCQHGTSAEDAPFVISARIGTGLVRRILVDTGANSNILFRGAFDKLGLRNENLQTHRNGVTGLGDNFLKPEGSITLLLTIGTGNQRMTILSEFVVLKDSTAYNVILGRKTINDFSAIIFTKYLLMKFITEDGSIGTIMETGKSRQNATTPAWLYEKNPAMRLGYSEPTWTPDKTANLGLNRKATWKNYK, from the exons ATGATGAGGAAGTCAGCCAGGTCGTTGCCGCCAATAAACG CCCCAAttaccgagatataccaccaaatagcagacAGGGGTATCATTCCAAAAGCTCGGCAACTGAAAGAAAGAACGGGCGGCAGCAAAACCTTTTACTGCGACTACCACCGAGGATACGGGTATAGGACACAAGACTATTTTGACCTCAAGGATGCCCTCGAACAAGGCATAAGGGACGGAAAACTCCCAGAGTTCGCCAAAATCATCAGGGAACCAAAGTGCGTGGAAAAAGATAGGTCGCCAGAGAGAGAAGGACGCAACCCGAGGACGCAAAAACAAACCCCCAGAGAAAGCTCAGAAGACGACCGGACCATAACAGAAAACGTTATCACAGGCAAGGACGTATCAGGTAAATCAAAAACAACACTAAAAAAGGACCTCAAAATCCTGGCCGTCAGGGACCAAGCTCCAACCACCATCACCGGTAAAACGATAACTTTCCTACCCGAGGACTGCCAGCACGGGACCTCGGCTGAAGACGCCCCTTTCGTCATCTCAGCAAGAATCGGAACAGGACTCGTCCGGAGAATACTAGTGGACACCGGCGCAAACTCCAACATCCTTTTCCGaggagccttcgacaagctcgggctCCGCAACGAAAATCTACAAACACACCGCAACGGCGTCACGGGACTCGGGGACAACTTTCTCAAACCAGAAGGTTCCATCACCCTCCTCCTCACCATAGGAACAGGCAACCAAAGGATGACAATTCTATCTGAATTCGTGGTCCTAAAAGACTCCACCGCTTACAACGTCATCCTCGGGAGAAAAACAATCAATGACTTCTCGGCCatcatctttaccaaatacctccttATGAAGTTTATAACGGAGGACGGCTCCATCGGAACCATTATGGAGACCGGAAAGTCGCGGCagaatgcgacaacaccagcctgGCTCTACGAAAAAAATCCCGCGATGCGGCTGGGATATTCCGAGCCGACCTGGACGCCCGACAAGACGGCCAACCTAGGCCTGAACCGGAAGGCGACATGGAAAAACTACAAGTAG